From one Streptomyces sp. N50 genomic stretch:
- a CDS encoding glutaredoxin domain-containing protein encodes MSEEPGDVVVYWRPMCPYCMKLLAQLRFTRLRFTKVNIWQDTDAAAFVRSVADGNETVPTVTVAGRAMVNPSKRELLDAVAAYAPHLLPEEESG; translated from the coding sequence GTGTCTGAAGAGCCCGGGGATGTCGTCGTCTACTGGCGGCCCATGTGCCCGTACTGCATGAAGCTTCTCGCCCAACTCCGGTTCACGCGGCTGCGGTTCACCAAGGTGAACATCTGGCAGGACACCGACGCGGCGGCGTTCGTCCGCTCCGTCGCGGACGGGAACGAGACCGTGCCGACGGTGACCGTGGCGGGGCGGGCGATGGTGAATCCGTCGAAGAGGGAGCTGTTGGACGCGGTGGCGGCTTATGCGCCTCATCTGTTGCCGGAGGAGGAGAGCGGCTGA